Part of the Candidatus Moraniibacteriota bacterium genome is shown below.
TTCCTCTGCACAAACAACCAGTATTGCCTGTCCCATTTGTAAAAAAGGCGAAATGGTCGAGAAGCGCGGACGCTTCGGCACATTCTATAGTTGCTCCAACTACCCCGATTGCAAACACGCTATCAAGGCGCGACCGACCGGCAAACATTGTTCATTCATCCGCGATGGCAAACCCTGCGGCGCCCTCATGATGGAAGGAACCAAAACCATCCCCGAACGCTGCTCCGACCGCACCTGCCCCAATCACAATCCACACCTTCTCGAAAAGAAAAAATAGCATTCTATTGCGCAATACTCGTCTTTCCATCTAAAGAGAGCTTGAGCGGAATTTCTTGAAACGAAATCGTATTGTCCGGAGCAATCAAAGCCTCAACCATAAGACCATGAGTCGTCTCTGAACTGAAATACTGGTCGAAAACAAAGTTGCCAAGAGAATAATATATCGCCTTTCCACGATAGAGTTCGTGTTCCTGAACAACATGTGGGTGCGAACCAATCACCGCATCGACACCGCGATCGATAAAGAGATGAGCAAGGCGCTTCTCCTCAGATGTTGCCGGCGCATATTCAACTCCCCAATGCGTGTAAACAAAAAGCACATCAACACTCGAGCGAAGACGCTCAATATCAGTGAGAGCACGATGCTCAGCATCAGAGGAAAATTGATTGTAATTCACGAAACCCACTTTCTTTCCCCTAATATCGGCAACGTAGGTGCGGAGTGTTTCATCAAGCGGATCGCCAAAGAATTTCACACCAGCATCTCGGAGAAACCGCCGCGTCTCGACAAGTCCCGATTCGCCAAAATTGAGGATATGATTATTTCCGATATTCACGATACGAATATTTGCATCAAAAAGTGTCTTTGCCCACAGGGGATCAAAGGTAAAGATATAGTTCCTTGATTCACCCAGAGCCGACCCGACACTCTTGGATGCATTCAATGTAATCGGACCCTCAAGATTTGCCACTACTCCATCTCCCGCCAAAAGCTTTGAGCGAACACCTGCAAAAATAGACTCTTTGCCAAATTTTTCTGACTGCGTCCGAATATATCGGTCAAACATGATATCGCCCGCAAAAAGAATTGTGGGTGGAGATTGAGCTGTTCCATCTGTATCCCTCTTCGTCTCAGTTTCCGCAGCTAGAGGCAAAGGGGGCGTTTTCTCGACAAGCTGCTGCGCCGGCGACATTCTTGACCAAAAAAATCCGAGCAGTCCAGCAAAAACAAATATCACAACAATACCATTCACAAAAAGAATCCGCTTTCTCATAGAGAGTTCTCCCAAATAAAGCCATCTCATTAATCTATCATTCCCTCGACATGAGTCAATGCCGCACTAGAGCCTATCTTAAAAAGAGCTTTCGACGTTTTTTAGGAAATTTTGAATGATTTCCCGTCAAAATTTACAAAAAGTAAGGCAAAGACTATTTTTGAGATAGACTCTAATCACCGTCTCCAGATATACACCCTGCACATTTTCGTGTTTATAGTCTATACTAAAAGTATACGTATGTTCTCAAAGAACCTATGAAGTTTGTTCATCTATCAGCTTACTGCCAGAATTGCGGAGAGAATATCTCTACTGAAATTGCGTTTTGCCGAAGTTGTGGCACCGCCCTCTCTGAAAGCCAAGTGAAAGCAAATATTGAACACTCTCGTACAAGTCAGAAATCCTCAGACATCCACACAAGAAGTATTCCTATAGCACGAAAAATTGCTGGCACCGTTATCATCGGTCTTCTAGAAGTACTCCTCGTCATGATGATATTCATAGCTTCACTTATCATAAGTATGAATTTCTTTCCAGACATGACAAATGGACAAACAGGGAGAATATCGACATATCTCATTGTCATGGCAACCACATTTGCCGCCGGACTCACAATAGGACTATATATCTCAAAAAAATTCCACGAAAAATACCCAAACGGTATACACATCCTCAATCCAACAATCAATATTCAGAAAAAGATATCCTGACACATCTGAGAAATCACAGGTATCTATAGCAACAGAGAAAGCTCCTCCCATAGAACACCCGCCGTCCTAAAAGCGGGTGTTTTAATATTGAATGAGGATGCGCCCCCATAAAATAATCCACTTCCGTCGCCAGAGGATGGTATTTTGTCACAAGTGGGCTATACTGGAAGAGAATACACACCTATGTCACTCGTACTCGAAGATATCTTCAAAGCCTGTAAATTTCCCCCCTCAAGCGAGGGACGTCGGTTCATAACGTCCGCATTTGCCCTCGCAGACGAAGCGCATCGCGGACAAAAGCGAAAGTCCGGAGAAAACTATATCGAGC
Proteins encoded:
- a CDS encoding CapA family protein is translated as MRKRILFVNGIVVIFVFAGLLGFFWSRMSPAQQLVEKTPPLPLAAETETKRDTDGTAQSPPTILFAGDIMFDRYIRTQSEKFGKESIFAGVRSKLLAGDGVVANLEGPITLNASKSVGSALGESRNYIFTFDPLWAKTLFDANIRIVNIGNNHILNFGESGLVETRRFLRDAGVKFFGDPLDETLRTYVADIRGKKVGFVNYNQFSSDAEHRALTDIERLRSSVDVLFVYTHWGVEYAPATSEEKRLAHLFIDRGVDAVIGSHPHVVQEHELYRGKAIYYSLGNFVFDQYFSSETTHGLMVEALIAPDNTISFQEIPLKLSLDGKTSIAQ
- a CDS encoding zinc ribbon domain-containing protein produces the protein MKFVHLSAYCQNCGENISTEIAFCRSCGTALSESQVKANIEHSRTSQKSSDIHTRSIPIARKIAGTVIIGLLEVLLVMMIFIASLIISMNFFPDMTNGQTGRISTYLIVMATTFAAGLTIGLYISKKFHEKYPNGIHILNPTINIQKKIS